From a single Maniola hyperantus chromosome 3, iAphHyp1.2, whole genome shotgun sequence genomic region:
- the IA-2 gene encoding receptor-type tyrosine-protein phosphatase N2 isoform X2 → MGRMCWREALWALVLFCTLAPSHADGNIGCLFSSSLCIEGVEWCYDDFAFGKCIPVYDSDPEDGAIYQYDMSSSQLQWFERELQQLATRGYRWEHAYTQCVLQSMLYALRQHLNPANVDSKLCDHFTDTKLNTAPSGDGEENIEIEPDETAYVRFTPNSQLSDSDYANEVYNPPFTPDEDPSTYLTQGQVPIVNEDLESEDTPSDKLRDLMLMTGIEESPVIMPFEGFRERIQAEEMARNQNSRSSVPSEFVDKEKKSLAETKIERPSSDNDFKDEERLGAHFRQFKTKLQPNTAEYLVSNQFSPLDAEVRSNALEKYKLSFAEKNFPFEYENPGDIQEPRVYYEEDGADEFPIDAGSGELDSHHGKDSNTKLRNPKYMEYLMNYWRDITAARLNAKENMYAEGGPLKPDELQGENTNFYLSEDFQDLLNREWGFKRRERDDVKKPGPRLDAKTLMILYNNKSVAAQKSTNQQHPNKPNHNHNDFNYDPSFAFVTFHNRFLTDWAKGLSFIERLEQMLGLEKDTFTNPRVDPYEVTFKVEKNSKGYDAAEVGKRIDAIKDKVRVETGAQIDTIGIGDRSKHPVISHPITQEPRFFGLSMPVLFALIGSMSVLIVGAVIVAVMLRHDIMGSKRKMQGLASAAEIDAEATRDYQQTAAVPPHPAEPSQRITSLSREPDGNSPSTRSSTSSWSEEPALTNMDISTGHMVLAYMEDHLRNKDRLEQEWRALCAYEAEPCATAAALKPENNGKNRYADLLPYDHSRVTLNTLSNHLGSDYINASTITDHDPRNPAYIAAAGPLAHTAPDFWQMVWEQGSVVMVMLTRLTENGQQLCHRYWPEEGSELYHIYEVHLVSEHIWCDDYLVRSFYLKNQRTGETRTVTQFHFLSWPENGVPSSTKALLEFRRKVNKSYRGRSCPIVVHCSDGAGRTGTYCLIDMVLNRMAKGAKEIDIAATLEHIRDQRPRTVATKQQFEFVLMAVAEEVHAILKALPAHLQQLQEKKEKEKEKEKEKEGTEKEKPN, encoded by the exons ATGGGCCGCATGTGCTGGCGGGAGGCTCTGTGGGCGCTGGTGTTGTTTTGCACGCTGGCGCCCTCGCATGCCGATGGGAACATAG GATGCTTGTTTAGCTCGTCTCTCTGTATAGAGGGAGTGGAGTGGTGCTATGATG ACTTTGCATTTGGAAAATGCATACCCGTCTACGACAGCGACCCCGAAGACGGGGCCATTTACCA ATATGACATGAGTTCGTCCCAGCTGCAATGGTTCGAAAGGGAACTTCAACAGCTGGCAACACGGGGCTACCGCTGGGAGCACGCATATACGCAGTGCGTGCTTCAAAGCATGCTGTATGCTCTCCGTCAGCACCT GAATCCGGCGAATGTAGATTCAAAATTGTGTGACCATTTCACTGATACAAAGCTAAATACTGCGCCTTCAGGTGACGGAGAAGAAAATATTGAG ATTGAACCTGATGAGACAGCTTACGTACGATTCACGCCAAACTCACAGTTATCAGACTCAGACTATGCAAATGAGGTTTACAATCCTCCTTTTACTCCAGATGAAGACCCGTCAACATATTTAACAcaag GGCAAGTGCCAATCGTCAATGAAGATTTGGAATCTGAAGATACCCCAAGTGATAAGTTACGAGATTTAATGTTAATGACGGGAATAGAAGAATCACCCGTCATCATGCCTTTTGAAGGCTTTAGAGAACGCATCCAAGCTGAAGAAATGGCAAGAAACCAAAATTCTAGAAGTTCAGTTCCTAGTGAATTTGTAGATAAAGAGAAAAAGTCTCTAGCAGAAACAAAGATAGAAAGACCTAGTAGTGATAATGATTTCAAAGATGAAGAGCGCCTAGGAGCCCATTTCAGACAGTTTAAAACCAAACTTCAACCAAACACAGCAGAATACCTTGTTAGCAATCAATTCTCACCTTTAGATGCTGAAGTACGATCAAATGCCTTGGAAAAGTACAAACTAAGCTTCGCTGAAAAGAATTTTCCATTCGAATATGAAAACCCAGGTGATATTCAAGAACCTAGGGTTTACTATGAGGAGGATGGCGCTGATGAGTTCCCTATTGATGCTGGCAGTGGCGAACTAGATTCTCATCATGGCAAAG ATTCTAATACCAAACTACGAAATCCTAAATATATGGAGTATTTAATGAACTATTGGCGTGATATTACCGCAGCCAGACTAAATGCTAAGGAAAACATGTATGCTGAAGGTGGCCCCTTAAAACCCGATGAACTTCAAG gtgaaaatacaaatttttatttatcggAAGATTTTCAAGATTTACTTAATAGAGAATGGGGCTTTAAACGTAGGGAAAGAGACGATGTTAAAAAGCCTGGGCCGCGCCTGGACGCAAAAACGTTAATGATATTATACAACAATAAATCAGTGGCAG CACAAAAATCGACAAATCAACAGCATCCAAACAAGCCAAATCATAACCACAACGATTTTAACTATGATCCGTCGTTCGCTTTCGTCACTTTCCACAATAG GTTCCTTACTGACTGGGCCAAGGGCTTGTCTTTCATCGAAAGACTTGAACAGATGCTGGGCTTAGAGAAAGATACTTTTACCAACCCTCG ggtCGATCCGTACGAAGTAACTTTTAAAGTGGAAAAAAATAGTAAGGGATACGATGCTGCTGAAGTCGGAAAAAGAATAG ATGCTATTAAAGACAAAGTTCGAGTAGAAACAGGAGCACAAATTGACACTATTGGTATTGGGGACCGG AGTAAGCATCCCGTCATTAGTCACCCGATCACACAAGAACCTCGATTCTTCGGGCTATCAATGCCCGTTCTTTTTGCTCTTATTGGGAGCATGTCTGTACTCATCGTGGGCGCAGTAATCGTGGCAGTGATGCTGAGACATGACATTATGGGCTCTAAAAGGAAGATGCAAGGACTTGCTTCAGCTGCTGAGATAGATGCTGAAGCCACTAGAGATTATCAG CAGACCGCAGCTGTTCCTCCACATCCAGCTGAGCCATCGCAACGCATCACGTCACTCTCCCGAGAACCTGATGGAAACTCTCCGTCAACACGCTCCAGCACCTCATCGTG GAGTGAAGAACCAGCCCTTACTAACATGGACATATCAACTGGGCACATGGTTTTG GCTTACATGGAAGACCATCTTCGCAACAAGGATCGCCTTGAGCAGGAATGGCGGGCATTATGCGCTTATGAAGCTGAACCTTGTGCTACGGCTGCTGCTTTGAAGCCAGAGAATAATGGGAAGAATCGCTATGCTGACTTATTACCCTATGACCACTCCAGAGTTACACTCAATACGCTGTCCAATCATCTAGGATCTGATTACATAAATGCTTCTACGATC ACTGACCACGATCCACGTAACCCTGCGTACATCGCCGCTGCTGGTCCCCTCGCTCATACAGCACCTGACTTCTGGCAAATGGTCTGGGAACAAGGCAGTGTCGTGATGGTCATGCTTACTCGTCTCACTGAGAACGGCCAGCAACTTTGCCACCGATATTGGCCCGAAGAAGGATCTGAGCTGTACCATATCTATGAG GTGCATCTAGTCAGCGAGCACATCTGGTGTGATGACTACTTGGTACGCAGCTTCTACTTGAAGAATCAACGCACAGGCGAAACCCGAACTGTTACTCAATTCCACTTCTTATCCTGGCCAGAGAACGGAGTTCCATCTTCTACTAAGGCTTTGCTTGAATTTAGGAG AAAAGTGAATAaatcgtaccgtggaagatctTGCCCGATAGTCGTCCATTGCAG TGATGGCGCCGGCCGCACAGGCACGTACTGCCTTATCGACATGGTGTTGAACCGTATGGCCAAAGGTGCTAAAGAGATTGACATCGCGGCTACCCTGGAGCACATCCGCGACCAACGACCGCGCACCGTCGCCACCAAACAACAGTTCGAATTTGTCCTTATGGCTGTCGCTGAGGAG gTACACGCAATCTTGAAAGCTTTACCCGCGCATTTACAACAACTGCAAGagaaaaaggaaaaagaaaaggagaaagaaaaggaaaaagaagggactgaaaaagaaaaaccaaattaa
- the IA-2 gene encoding receptor-type tyrosine-protein phosphatase N2 isoform X6: MGRMCWREALWALVLFCTLAPSHADGNIGCLFSSSLCIEGVEWCYDDFAFGKCIPVYDSDPEDGAIYQYDMSSSQLQWFERELQQLATRGYRWEHAYTQCVLQSMLYALRQHLNPANVDSKLCDHFTDTKLNTAPSGDGEENIEIEPDETAYVRFTPNSQLSDSDYANEVYNPPFTPDEDPSTYLTQGQVPIVNEDLESEDTPSDKLRDLMLMTGIEESPVIMPFEGFRERIQAEEMARNQNSRSSVPSEFVDKEKKSLAETKIERPSSDNDFKDEERLGAHFRQFKTKLQPNTAEYLVSNQFSPLDAEVRSNALEKYKLSFAEKNFPFEYENPGDIQEPRVYYEEDGADEFPIDAGSGELDSHHGKDSNTKLRNPKYMEYLMNYWRDITAARLNAKENMYAEGGPLKPDELQAQKSTNQQHPNKPNHNHNDFNYDPSFAFVTFHNRVDPYEVTFKVEKNSKGYDAAEVGKRIDAIKDKVRVETGAQIDTIGIGDRSKHPVISHPITQEPRFFGLSMPVLFALIGSMSVLIVGAVIVAVMLRHDIMGSKRKMQGLASAAEIDAEATRDYQELCRARMSGKWTGQQTAAVPPHPAEPSQRITSLSREPDGNSPSTRSSTSSWSEEPALTNMDISTGHMVLAYMEDHLRNKDRLEQEWRALCAYEAEPCATAAALKPENNGKNRYADLLPYDHSRVTLNTLSNHLGSDYINASTITDHDPRNPAYIAAAGPLAHTAPDFWQMVWEQGSVVMVMLTRLTENGQQLCHRYWPEEGSELYHIYEVHLVSEHIWCDDYLVRSFYLKNQRTGETRTVTQFHFLSWPENGVPSSTKALLEFRRKVNKSYRGRSCPIVVHCSDGAGRTGTYCLIDMVLNRMAKGAKEIDIAATLEHIRDQRPRTVATKQQFEFVLMAVAEEVHAILKALPAHLQQLQEKKEKEKEKEKEKEGTEKEKPN, encoded by the exons ATGGGCCGCATGTGCTGGCGGGAGGCTCTGTGGGCGCTGGTGTTGTTTTGCACGCTGGCGCCCTCGCATGCCGATGGGAACATAG GATGCTTGTTTAGCTCGTCTCTCTGTATAGAGGGAGTGGAGTGGTGCTATGATG ACTTTGCATTTGGAAAATGCATACCCGTCTACGACAGCGACCCCGAAGACGGGGCCATTTACCA ATATGACATGAGTTCGTCCCAGCTGCAATGGTTCGAAAGGGAACTTCAACAGCTGGCAACACGGGGCTACCGCTGGGAGCACGCATATACGCAGTGCGTGCTTCAAAGCATGCTGTATGCTCTCCGTCAGCACCT GAATCCGGCGAATGTAGATTCAAAATTGTGTGACCATTTCACTGATACAAAGCTAAATACTGCGCCTTCAGGTGACGGAGAAGAAAATATTGAG ATTGAACCTGATGAGACAGCTTACGTACGATTCACGCCAAACTCACAGTTATCAGACTCAGACTATGCAAATGAGGTTTACAATCCTCCTTTTACTCCAGATGAAGACCCGTCAACATATTTAACAcaag GGCAAGTGCCAATCGTCAATGAAGATTTGGAATCTGAAGATACCCCAAGTGATAAGTTACGAGATTTAATGTTAATGACGGGAATAGAAGAATCACCCGTCATCATGCCTTTTGAAGGCTTTAGAGAACGCATCCAAGCTGAAGAAATGGCAAGAAACCAAAATTCTAGAAGTTCAGTTCCTAGTGAATTTGTAGATAAAGAGAAAAAGTCTCTAGCAGAAACAAAGATAGAAAGACCTAGTAGTGATAATGATTTCAAAGATGAAGAGCGCCTAGGAGCCCATTTCAGACAGTTTAAAACCAAACTTCAACCAAACACAGCAGAATACCTTGTTAGCAATCAATTCTCACCTTTAGATGCTGAAGTACGATCAAATGCCTTGGAAAAGTACAAACTAAGCTTCGCTGAAAAGAATTTTCCATTCGAATATGAAAACCCAGGTGATATTCAAGAACCTAGGGTTTACTATGAGGAGGATGGCGCTGATGAGTTCCCTATTGATGCTGGCAGTGGCGAACTAGATTCTCATCATGGCAAAG ATTCTAATACCAAACTACGAAATCCTAAATATATGGAGTATTTAATGAACTATTGGCGTGATATTACCGCAGCCAGACTAAATGCTAAGGAAAACATGTATGCTGAAGGTGGCCCCTTAAAACCCGATGAACTTCAAG CACAAAAATCGACAAATCAACAGCATCCAAACAAGCCAAATCATAACCACAACGATTTTAACTATGATCCGTCGTTCGCTTTCGTCACTTTCCACAATAG ggtCGATCCGTACGAAGTAACTTTTAAAGTGGAAAAAAATAGTAAGGGATACGATGCTGCTGAAGTCGGAAAAAGAATAG ATGCTATTAAAGACAAAGTTCGAGTAGAAACAGGAGCACAAATTGACACTATTGGTATTGGGGACCGG AGTAAGCATCCCGTCATTAGTCACCCGATCACACAAGAACCTCGATTCTTCGGGCTATCAATGCCCGTTCTTTTTGCTCTTATTGGGAGCATGTCTGTACTCATCGTGGGCGCAGTAATCGTGGCAGTGATGCTGAGACATGACATTATGGGCTCTAAAAGGAAGATGCAAGGACTTGCTTCAGCTGCTGAGATAGATGCTGAAGCCACTAGAGATTATCAG GAACTTTGTCGTGCCCGAATGTCGGGCAAATGGACGGGTCAGCAGACCGCAGCTGTTCCTCCACATCCAGCTGAGCCATCGCAACGCATCACGTCACTCTCCCGAGAACCTGATGGAAACTCTCCGTCAACACGCTCCAGCACCTCATCGTG GAGTGAAGAACCAGCCCTTACTAACATGGACATATCAACTGGGCACATGGTTTTG GCTTACATGGAAGACCATCTTCGCAACAAGGATCGCCTTGAGCAGGAATGGCGGGCATTATGCGCTTATGAAGCTGAACCTTGTGCTACGGCTGCTGCTTTGAAGCCAGAGAATAATGGGAAGAATCGCTATGCTGACTTATTACCCTATGACCACTCCAGAGTTACACTCAATACGCTGTCCAATCATCTAGGATCTGATTACATAAATGCTTCTACGATC ACTGACCACGATCCACGTAACCCTGCGTACATCGCCGCTGCTGGTCCCCTCGCTCATACAGCACCTGACTTCTGGCAAATGGTCTGGGAACAAGGCAGTGTCGTGATGGTCATGCTTACTCGTCTCACTGAGAACGGCCAGCAACTTTGCCACCGATATTGGCCCGAAGAAGGATCTGAGCTGTACCATATCTATGAG GTGCATCTAGTCAGCGAGCACATCTGGTGTGATGACTACTTGGTACGCAGCTTCTACTTGAAGAATCAACGCACAGGCGAAACCCGAACTGTTACTCAATTCCACTTCTTATCCTGGCCAGAGAACGGAGTTCCATCTTCTACTAAGGCTTTGCTTGAATTTAGGAG AAAAGTGAATAaatcgtaccgtggaagatctTGCCCGATAGTCGTCCATTGCAG TGATGGCGCCGGCCGCACAGGCACGTACTGCCTTATCGACATGGTGTTGAACCGTATGGCCAAAGGTGCTAAAGAGATTGACATCGCGGCTACCCTGGAGCACATCCGCGACCAACGACCGCGCACCGTCGCCACCAAACAACAGTTCGAATTTGTCCTTATGGCTGTCGCTGAGGAG gTACACGCAATCTTGAAAGCTTTACCCGCGCATTTACAACAACTGCAAGagaaaaaggaaaaagaaaaggagaaagaaaaggaaaaagaagggactgaaaaagaaaaaccaaattaa
- the IA-2 gene encoding receptor-type tyrosine-protein phosphatase N2 isoform X1 — protein MGRMCWREALWALVLFCTLAPSHADGNIGCLFSSSLCIEGVEWCYDDFAFGKCIPVYDSDPEDGAIYQYDMSSSQLQWFERELQQLATRGYRWEHAYTQCVLQSMLYALRQHLNPANVDSKLCDHFTDTKLNTAPSGDGEENIEIEPDETAYVRFTPNSQLSDSDYANEVYNPPFTPDEDPSTYLTQGQVPIVNEDLESEDTPSDKLRDLMLMTGIEESPVIMPFEGFRERIQAEEMARNQNSRSSVPSEFVDKEKKSLAETKIERPSSDNDFKDEERLGAHFRQFKTKLQPNTAEYLVSNQFSPLDAEVRSNALEKYKLSFAEKNFPFEYENPGDIQEPRVYYEEDGADEFPIDAGSGELDSHHGKDSNTKLRNPKYMEYLMNYWRDITAARLNAKENMYAEGGPLKPDELQGENTNFYLSEDFQDLLNREWGFKRRERDDVKKPGPRLDAKTLMILYNNKSVAAQKSTNQQHPNKPNHNHNDFNYDPSFAFVTFHNRFLTDWAKGLSFIERLEQMLGLEKDTFTNPRVDPYEVTFKVEKNSKGYDAAEVGKRIDAIKDKVRVETGAQIDTIGIGDRSKHPVISHPITQEPRFFGLSMPVLFALIGSMSVLIVGAVIVAVMLRHDIMGSKRKMQGLASAAEIDAEATRDYQELCRARMSGKWTGQQTAAVPPHPAEPSQRITSLSREPDGNSPSTRSSTSSWSEEPALTNMDISTGHMVLAYMEDHLRNKDRLEQEWRALCAYEAEPCATAAALKPENNGKNRYADLLPYDHSRVTLNTLSNHLGSDYINASTITDHDPRNPAYIAAAGPLAHTAPDFWQMVWEQGSVVMVMLTRLTENGQQLCHRYWPEEGSELYHIYEVHLVSEHIWCDDYLVRSFYLKNQRTGETRTVTQFHFLSWPENGVPSSTKALLEFRRKVNKSYRGRSCPIVVHCSDGAGRTGTYCLIDMVLNRMAKGAKEIDIAATLEHIRDQRPRTVATKQQFEFVLMAVAEEVHAILKALPAHLQQLQEKKEKEKEKEKEKEGTEKEKPN, from the exons ATGGGCCGCATGTGCTGGCGGGAGGCTCTGTGGGCGCTGGTGTTGTTTTGCACGCTGGCGCCCTCGCATGCCGATGGGAACATAG GATGCTTGTTTAGCTCGTCTCTCTGTATAGAGGGAGTGGAGTGGTGCTATGATG ACTTTGCATTTGGAAAATGCATACCCGTCTACGACAGCGACCCCGAAGACGGGGCCATTTACCA ATATGACATGAGTTCGTCCCAGCTGCAATGGTTCGAAAGGGAACTTCAACAGCTGGCAACACGGGGCTACCGCTGGGAGCACGCATATACGCAGTGCGTGCTTCAAAGCATGCTGTATGCTCTCCGTCAGCACCT GAATCCGGCGAATGTAGATTCAAAATTGTGTGACCATTTCACTGATACAAAGCTAAATACTGCGCCTTCAGGTGACGGAGAAGAAAATATTGAG ATTGAACCTGATGAGACAGCTTACGTACGATTCACGCCAAACTCACAGTTATCAGACTCAGACTATGCAAATGAGGTTTACAATCCTCCTTTTACTCCAGATGAAGACCCGTCAACATATTTAACAcaag GGCAAGTGCCAATCGTCAATGAAGATTTGGAATCTGAAGATACCCCAAGTGATAAGTTACGAGATTTAATGTTAATGACGGGAATAGAAGAATCACCCGTCATCATGCCTTTTGAAGGCTTTAGAGAACGCATCCAAGCTGAAGAAATGGCAAGAAACCAAAATTCTAGAAGTTCAGTTCCTAGTGAATTTGTAGATAAAGAGAAAAAGTCTCTAGCAGAAACAAAGATAGAAAGACCTAGTAGTGATAATGATTTCAAAGATGAAGAGCGCCTAGGAGCCCATTTCAGACAGTTTAAAACCAAACTTCAACCAAACACAGCAGAATACCTTGTTAGCAATCAATTCTCACCTTTAGATGCTGAAGTACGATCAAATGCCTTGGAAAAGTACAAACTAAGCTTCGCTGAAAAGAATTTTCCATTCGAATATGAAAACCCAGGTGATATTCAAGAACCTAGGGTTTACTATGAGGAGGATGGCGCTGATGAGTTCCCTATTGATGCTGGCAGTGGCGAACTAGATTCTCATCATGGCAAAG ATTCTAATACCAAACTACGAAATCCTAAATATATGGAGTATTTAATGAACTATTGGCGTGATATTACCGCAGCCAGACTAAATGCTAAGGAAAACATGTATGCTGAAGGTGGCCCCTTAAAACCCGATGAACTTCAAG gtgaaaatacaaatttttatttatcggAAGATTTTCAAGATTTACTTAATAGAGAATGGGGCTTTAAACGTAGGGAAAGAGACGATGTTAAAAAGCCTGGGCCGCGCCTGGACGCAAAAACGTTAATGATATTATACAACAATAAATCAGTGGCAG CACAAAAATCGACAAATCAACAGCATCCAAACAAGCCAAATCATAACCACAACGATTTTAACTATGATCCGTCGTTCGCTTTCGTCACTTTCCACAATAG GTTCCTTACTGACTGGGCCAAGGGCTTGTCTTTCATCGAAAGACTTGAACAGATGCTGGGCTTAGAGAAAGATACTTTTACCAACCCTCG ggtCGATCCGTACGAAGTAACTTTTAAAGTGGAAAAAAATAGTAAGGGATACGATGCTGCTGAAGTCGGAAAAAGAATAG ATGCTATTAAAGACAAAGTTCGAGTAGAAACAGGAGCACAAATTGACACTATTGGTATTGGGGACCGG AGTAAGCATCCCGTCATTAGTCACCCGATCACACAAGAACCTCGATTCTTCGGGCTATCAATGCCCGTTCTTTTTGCTCTTATTGGGAGCATGTCTGTACTCATCGTGGGCGCAGTAATCGTGGCAGTGATGCTGAGACATGACATTATGGGCTCTAAAAGGAAGATGCAAGGACTTGCTTCAGCTGCTGAGATAGATGCTGAAGCCACTAGAGATTATCAG GAACTTTGTCGTGCCCGAATGTCGGGCAAATGGACGGGTCAGCAGACCGCAGCTGTTCCTCCACATCCAGCTGAGCCATCGCAACGCATCACGTCACTCTCCCGAGAACCTGATGGAAACTCTCCGTCAACACGCTCCAGCACCTCATCGTG GAGTGAAGAACCAGCCCTTACTAACATGGACATATCAACTGGGCACATGGTTTTG GCTTACATGGAAGACCATCTTCGCAACAAGGATCGCCTTGAGCAGGAATGGCGGGCATTATGCGCTTATGAAGCTGAACCTTGTGCTACGGCTGCTGCTTTGAAGCCAGAGAATAATGGGAAGAATCGCTATGCTGACTTATTACCCTATGACCACTCCAGAGTTACACTCAATACGCTGTCCAATCATCTAGGATCTGATTACATAAATGCTTCTACGATC ACTGACCACGATCCACGTAACCCTGCGTACATCGCCGCTGCTGGTCCCCTCGCTCATACAGCACCTGACTTCTGGCAAATGGTCTGGGAACAAGGCAGTGTCGTGATGGTCATGCTTACTCGTCTCACTGAGAACGGCCAGCAACTTTGCCACCGATATTGGCCCGAAGAAGGATCTGAGCTGTACCATATCTATGAG GTGCATCTAGTCAGCGAGCACATCTGGTGTGATGACTACTTGGTACGCAGCTTCTACTTGAAGAATCAACGCACAGGCGAAACCCGAACTGTTACTCAATTCCACTTCTTATCCTGGCCAGAGAACGGAGTTCCATCTTCTACTAAGGCTTTGCTTGAATTTAGGAG AAAAGTGAATAaatcgtaccgtggaagatctTGCCCGATAGTCGTCCATTGCAG TGATGGCGCCGGCCGCACAGGCACGTACTGCCTTATCGACATGGTGTTGAACCGTATGGCCAAAGGTGCTAAAGAGATTGACATCGCGGCTACCCTGGAGCACATCCGCGACCAACGACCGCGCACCGTCGCCACCAAACAACAGTTCGAATTTGTCCTTATGGCTGTCGCTGAGGAG gTACACGCAATCTTGAAAGCTTTACCCGCGCATTTACAACAACTGCAAGagaaaaaggaaaaagaaaaggagaaagaaaaggaaaaagaagggactgaaaaagaaaaaccaaattaa